The proteins below are encoded in one region of Paenibacillus albus:
- a CDS encoding circularly permuted type 2 ATP-grasp protein — translation MLIMKDHQNHPFSFYEHSALYDEMFEGRGKVRALYGAMLQRLSKMGLEEMKERDRIMQKEMITQGITFTIHSQHPKDASQERTIPFDPLPRMIGAAEWQLLDHGLKQRVKALNLFLWDIYHDQSILKDGIVPRDMIMNNPYYLPEMAHVDVPNRTYIPITGIDIIRDHAGDYYVLEDNLRTPSGLSYVYKNRLLMTNLFPELFFDYRIRDIDPGINALLRNLRSLSPTSKSEPLVVLLTPGAYNAAYYDHSFLAQEMGIELVEGRDLTVVDRCVYMKSLNGLRQVDVIYRRIDDEYLDPLVFRSDSVLGVPGLMDAYLAGNVALANAPGTGVADDKAVYAYVPDMIRYYLGEEPILNNVPTYILSRPHDREEVLSRLSEMVVKERSLSGGYGMLIGPTASEEEIQTFADKIVLHPERFIAQPTIKLSCSPSLVGDHIAPRHIDLRAFTFMGAETYSVPGGLTRVALKQGSLVVNSSQGGGTKDTWVLA, via the coding sequence ATGCTGATAATGAAAGATCATCAGAACCATCCATTCTCCTTCTATGAACATTCGGCTCTCTACGACGAGATGTTCGAAGGTCGGGGCAAGGTCAGAGCCCTTTATGGAGCTATGCTGCAACGGCTTTCCAAGATGGGGCTCGAAGAAATGAAAGAACGCGACAGAATCATGCAGAAAGAAATGATCACCCAAGGCATTACGTTCACCATACATAGCCAGCATCCTAAGGATGCTTCCCAAGAGCGGACGATCCCCTTCGACCCGCTTCCTCGAATGATCGGTGCCGCGGAATGGCAGCTGCTCGATCATGGCCTTAAACAGCGGGTGAAGGCGCTCAATCTGTTCCTATGGGACATCTATCACGATCAGAGCATTTTGAAGGACGGGATTGTGCCTCGCGACATGATTATGAACAACCCCTATTACTTACCTGAGATGGCCCATGTAGACGTGCCGAACCGTACTTATATCCCGATAACGGGAATCGATATAATCCGTGATCACGCTGGAGACTATTACGTGCTCGAGGATAACCTAAGAACCCCTTCTGGCTTGTCCTATGTCTATAAGAACCGGTTGCTCATGACAAATTTGTTCCCGGAGCTCTTCTTTGATTACCGCATACGCGACATCGATCCGGGCATTAACGCGCTGCTGCGGAACCTGCGCAGTTTATCCCCGACCTCCAAGAGCGAGCCTCTTGTCGTCCTCCTGACCCCCGGCGCATACAACGCTGCCTATTACGATCATTCATTCCTGGCGCAAGAGATGGGCATCGAACTCGTAGAAGGCAGAGATCTTACAGTCGTCGACCGCTGCGTCTATATGAAGAGCCTGAACGGGTTGCGGCAGGTGGATGTCATCTACAGGAGAATCGACGACGAATATTTGGATCCGCTCGTCTTCCGTTCGGACTCCGTACTCGGCGTGCCCGGCTTAATGGACGCTTACCTCGCGGGCAACGTGGCATTGGCAAACGCTCCGGGAACCGGCGTCGCCGACGACAAAGCCGTATACGCCTACGTGCCGGATATGATTCGCTATTACCTGGGCGAAGAGCCGATCCTGAATAATGTGCCTACATACATCCTATCCAGACCGCACGACAGAGAAGAGGTGTTGTCCCGCTTGTCCGAGATGGTCGTCAAGGAACGCTCCTTGTCAGGCGGGTATGGGATGCTCATCGGGCCAACGGCTTCAGAGGAGGAAATTCAAACGTTCGCCGATAAGATCGTCCTTCATCCCGAGCGGTTCATCGCCCAGCCTACCATCAAGCTGTCGTGCAGCCCATCATTGGTTGGCGATCATATCGCGCCACGCCATATCGACCTGCGAGCCTTCACATTCATGGGGGCCGAGACTTACTCCGTGCCAGGCGGACTGACCCGCGTAGCGCTTAAGCAAGGCTCGCTTGTCGTCAACTCCTCGCAAGGCGGCGGTACAAAGGATACATGGGTGCTGGCTTAG
- a CDS encoding ATP-binding protein, with the protein MRFTIRSKLLAGFLSVSLFVTLVNITAYVYNDRLNHSYNDLLDRRETVLSIAEQIEYLSVQQTNSLRGYLLTQESGFLEELQTSNGQLEQRLDELGSKLGHIENNSTLWQLMETEHSFTNSSGQLVADLATNHDQKGALDYFKTYVLPWGQKLGQLSKKYADEQQQLLDLSRAKNDSMVDFVNTMTGALTVITFVLTLLIGLILSHRITSNLFKITRVITGYTQDTNTATKLPRIEVKSQDEIGDIARSFNEMAKTIEKYSMLEKEQRWLETNVAEMAVKLQTAHNLEALAQLFITTVTPLVGAGYGVFYLKQGSARRQQLNKLAAYAFQEPAFGVESFRVGDGLVGQAAAEGRTIRIDHLPEHYIRIASGLGQALPASLLIVPVLFEEQVVAVIELASFHAFGAIQQTLLQQLSTQLGSVLSSITGRMQVEHLLVESQALTEELQTQSEELQKQQEELRGINEKLEEQNKTAEQKTQELEKTKGQLEEKARQLALSSQYKSEFLANMSHELRTPLNSLLILSNILAENPSGNLNGNQVKYAQTIHQSGNDLLHLINDILDLSKVESGKIDLLPKTISMDYICEFAEQQFLPVARQKGLKFTSVLDPELPETIFTDEQRLMQIIKNLLANAFKFTERGEVKLHIHRSPGAIAFSVRDTGIGIPKDKQGVIFQAFQQGDGTTNRKYGGTGLGLSISMNIAQLLGGDIIVSSTVGQGSVFSLVLPIGQSASPALPVVLHQESAATVSGQVFPPCSRV; encoded by the coding sequence GTGAGATTTACAATCCGAAGCAAGCTGTTGGCTGGGTTCCTGTCGGTTTCCTTGTTCGTAACGTTGGTTAACATTACGGCATACGTGTACAACGACAGGCTGAATCACTCTTATAACGACTTATTAGACCGAAGAGAAACCGTACTGAGCATAGCGGAGCAGATCGAGTATTTGTCCGTACAGCAGACGAATAGTTTAAGAGGTTATCTGCTTACACAGGAGTCCGGTTTTCTAGAAGAGCTGCAAACCTCGAACGGGCAGCTCGAACAACGATTGGATGAGCTCGGCAGCAAGCTTGGCCACATCGAGAACAATTCTACGTTATGGCAGCTAATGGAGACGGAGCATTCTTTCACGAACAGCTCAGGGCAGCTAGTGGCTGACTTGGCAACGAATCATGACCAGAAGGGGGCACTGGATTACTTCAAAACATACGTACTTCCTTGGGGACAAAAGCTGGGTCAGTTATCAAAGAAGTACGCCGATGAGCAGCAACAATTGTTAGATCTCAGCCGAGCGAAGAATGATTCGATGGTGGACTTCGTCAACACCATGACGGGGGCGCTGACGGTTATAACTTTTGTACTGACACTATTAATCGGTCTTATTCTGTCTCATCGCATAACGAGTAATCTATTTAAAATTACGAGAGTCATTACGGGCTACACGCAGGATACCAATACGGCTACCAAGCTTCCCCGGATCGAGGTGAAGTCGCAGGACGAAATCGGTGACATCGCGCGGTCGTTTAACGAAATGGCCAAGACGATCGAGAAGTACTCCATGTTAGAGAAAGAACAACGGTGGCTTGAGACAAACGTGGCGGAGATGGCGGTGAAGCTGCAGACGGCGCATAATCTGGAGGCGCTGGCGCAGTTGTTCATCACGACGGTAACGCCGCTCGTTGGAGCGGGCTACGGGGTATTTTATTTGAAGCAAGGCAGCGCTCGGCGACAGCAGCTGAATAAGCTGGCCGCATATGCATTCCAGGAACCGGCATTCGGCGTGGAATCCTTCCGGGTGGGTGACGGGCTCGTAGGGCAAGCTGCTGCGGAAGGCCGAACGATCAGAATAGATCATCTGCCGGAACATTACATCCGGATTGCCTCTGGCTTAGGCCAGGCGCTTCCTGCCAGCTTACTGATCGTCCCGGTGCTGTTCGAGGAGCAAGTGGTCGCCGTTATCGAGCTGGCATCATTCCATGCATTTGGCGCCATTCAGCAAACACTGCTGCAGCAGCTATCCACGCAGCTTGGCAGCGTACTCAGCAGCATTACGGGACGCATGCAAGTAGAGCATCTGCTCGTCGAATCGCAGGCGCTCACCGAAGAGCTGCAAACTCAATCGGAGGAGCTTCAGAAGCAGCAAGAAGAACTGCGGGGCATTAACGAGAAGTTGGAGGAACAGAACAAAACTGCGGAGCAGAAGACGCAGGAGCTGGAGAAGACGAAAGGGCAGCTGGAGGAGAAAGCAAGACAGCTGGCGCTCAGCTCGCAGTATAAGTCCGAGTTTTTGGCCAACATGTCGCATGAGCTGCGCACGCCGCTCAACAGCTTGCTCATACTGTCCAACATACTCGCGGAGAACCCAAGCGGGAATTTGAACGGCAACCAAGTGAAATACGCCCAGACGATACATCAATCCGGCAATGATTTGCTTCATTTGATCAACGATATCCTCGACCTGTCCAAGGTGGAGTCAGGTAAGATCGACTTGCTTCCGAAGACGATCAGTATGGATTATATATGCGAGTTTGCGGAGCAGCAGTTTCTCCCGGTCGCCCGCCAGAAGGGGTTGAAATTCACATCGGTGCTCGATCCTGAATTGCCGGAAACGATCTTCACGGACGAGCAGCGGCTGATGCAAATCATTAAGAACCTGCTGGCTAACGCCTTCAAATTCACCGAGCGTGGTGAGGTCAAGCTGCATATTCACCGTTCGCCGGGGGCGATCGCGTTCTCGGTTCGCGATACCGGTATTGGGATTCCCAAGGATAAGCAGGGAGTCATCTTCCAGGCGTTCCAGCAAGGGGACGGGACGACGAATCGCAAATACGGCGGTACCGGGCTCGGACTGTCCATCAGTATGAACATTGCGCAATTGCTTGGCGGCGACATCATCGTCAGCAGTACGGTCGGACAAGGTAGTGTGTTCTCCCTGGTGCTTCCGATTGGCCAATCTGCGTCACCTGCTTTGCCCGTCGTTCTTCATCAGGAATCAGCGGCGACTGTTTCCGGACAAGTATTCCCCCCGTGCTCCCGAGTGTGA
- a CDS encoding response regulator, with translation MSEGQDHVTWAGKKVLVVDDDMRNVYATSIALESRGMTVLFAENGLTCLSALNEHPDIDLILMDIMLPEMDGYETMRMIRNTPGLESLPIIALTAKAMKEDKEKCLNAGASDYMSKPVKLEQLFDRIQTWLNADRWQV, from the coding sequence GTGAGCGAAGGGCAGGATCACGTCACATGGGCAGGTAAAAAGGTGCTCGTCGTAGACGACGACATGCGCAACGTTTATGCGACGTCGATCGCATTGGAGAGCAGAGGCATGACTGTCTTGTTCGCGGAGAACGGGCTCACTTGCCTCAGTGCTCTGAATGAGCATCCTGATATAGACTTAATTCTAATGGACATCATGCTGCCCGAGATGGACGGATACGAGACGATGCGCATGATCCGGAATACTCCGGGGCTCGAATCGCTGCCGATCATCGCGCTGACGGCTAAAGCGATGAAGGAAGACAAAGAGAAATGCTTGAACGCTGGAGCAAGCGATTATATGAGCAAGCCCGTGAAGCTGGAGCAGCTGTTCGATCGCATCCAGACCTGGTTGAACGCGGATCGGTGGCAAGTATGA
- a CDS encoding CheR family methyltransferase → MMEMDPIDELERIEIELLLEALYRHYGVDFRNYAFPVIRRRIWYRIQSERLRTVSGLQEKVLHDPLIFKRLTDDFSINVTELFRDPSFFITFRSKVVPLLRGLPSIRIWHAGCSTGEEAYSMAILLHEEGLLEKSRIYATDMNEEVIEEAKLESFTLDRLPKYARNYMLAGGKKLLNHYVTVSKARVDFQSFLGSKITFAQHNLAVDESFNEFHVIICRNVLIYFNSYLQNRVHELFHTSLSSSGILGLGHKESITFTGFTDCYREIEPNEKLYRKVK, encoded by the coding sequence ATGATGGAGATGGATCCGATCGACGAACTTGAGAGGATAGAGATCGAACTGCTGCTGGAAGCACTATACCGGCATTACGGTGTGGACTTTCGTAATTATGCGTTCCCGGTCATTAGACGCAGAATATGGTATCGGATTCAGTCGGAGCGTTTGCGTACGGTTTCGGGTCTGCAGGAGAAAGTATTACATGATCCACTAATTTTCAAACGGCTCACTGACGATTTCTCGATTAACGTAACCGAGCTGTTTCGCGACCCAAGCTTCTTCATAACGTTCCGGAGCAAGGTCGTGCCGCTGCTCAGAGGCTTACCGAGCATCCGGATCTGGCATGCTGGCTGCTCTACGGGCGAGGAAGCGTATTCGATGGCTATTCTGCTGCACGAGGAAGGACTGCTTGAGAAATCCAGAATATATGCAACCGACATGAACGAGGAAGTGATCGAGGAAGCTAAGCTCGAGTCTTTCACACTTGATCGTTTGCCCAAATATGCCCGCAACTACATGCTGGCCGGCGGCAAGAAATTACTCAATCACTATGTAACAGTGTCGAAAGCCCGCGTTGATTTTCAGTCTTTCTTAGGATCGAAGATTACGTTCGCTCAACATAATCTCGCGGTCGACGAGTCGTTCAATGAGTTTCATGTTATTATTTGCCGCAACGTCCTCATTTACTTTAATAGTTATCTTCAGAACCGCGTACACGAATTGTTCCATACGAGCTTGTCTTCTTCGGGAATTCTGGGACTAGGGCACAAAGAGAGCATCACCTTTACGGGCTTCACAGACTGTTATAGGGAGATTGAGCCTAATGAGAAGCTTTATCGAAAAGTTAAATAA
- a CDS encoding response regulator has translation MRSFIEKLNNVASTVNILMVDDRLENLIALEAILDSPNYRLFRAHSGEEALRHVLTTEFAVILLDVQMPGMNGFETAELIKMRERSKYVPIIFITAISQAAEHVKHGYSVGAIDYIFKPFHPDTLKMKIDAFVQMYRYQEQIKLQNELMTVIGDTSNDALVTVNEQGVIQMINRAAGRMFGYVPEKLIGQSIDLLVPSLTSKLAVTASSETKVVETRALRNAVISFPVDTQIGRASFASSPFYVCFIRDVTEREAMREERFRSIFDATPFLIALRSMKDKRYINVNESFLSAIGRPIAEVINQTADLLHYIADSDDKGEMISNRNDPWKPVRNVRIRYMISNGDLREGLLSCEIMQIHGEECLLSMVIDISERTFLEKEMIRLDRLNLTGEMAAGIVHEIRNPMTTIRGFLQLSRNNPTNEYNDIMIEELDRVHEIVTEFLAVGATAPATRQLKELNAVIETLFPLIQSKALTSNHEIALDLGECPPLHLNEKELRQLILNLVLNGLDAMSEGGSLTIRTRSDDSKVIMEVQDQGSGIKEEFLDKLGTPFFSTKSSGTGLGLSVCYGIAARHNAVIKVQSSVKGTSFFVEFNRLSEL, from the coding sequence ATGAGAAGCTTTATCGAAAAGTTAAATAACGTGGCTTCAACGGTCAATATCTTGATGGTGGACGATCGGCTCGAAAATCTCATCGCACTGGAAGCCATACTGGATTCTCCGAATTACCGGCTATTCCGTGCACACTCCGGCGAGGAAGCGCTGCGCCACGTGCTGACGACGGAATTCGCCGTCATTCTTCTGGACGTTCAAATGCCGGGCATGAACGGGTTCGAGACCGCCGAACTGATTAAGATGCGAGAGCGCTCGAAGTACGTGCCAATCATCTTCATCACCGCAATCAGCCAGGCGGCAGAGCACGTGAAGCACGGCTATTCCGTCGGCGCCATAGATTACATCTTTAAGCCGTTCCATCCGGATACGCTGAAAATGAAAATTGATGCGTTCGTGCAAATGTACCGGTATCAGGAGCAGATCAAGCTACAGAACGAGCTTATGACGGTGATTGGCGACACGTCTAACGATGCCCTCGTTACGGTGAATGAGCAGGGAGTAATTCAGATGATTAATCGGGCGGCGGGGCGAATGTTTGGTTATGTGCCCGAGAAGCTGATTGGACAGTCGATTGATCTGCTCGTGCCGTCGTTAACCTCCAAGCTGGCCGTTACCGCAAGCAGCGAGACAAAGGTGGTTGAGACGAGGGCGCTGCGCAATGCCGTGATTTCGTTCCCGGTCGATACGCAAATCGGGAGAGCCAGCTTCGCCTCGTCTCCGTTCTATGTGTGCTTCATCCGGGACGTCACCGAGCGTGAGGCGATGAGAGAGGAGCGCTTCCGCAGCATATTCGACGCAACTCCTTTTCTGATTGCTTTGCGGTCGATGAAGGATAAGCGGTACATCAACGTAAATGAGAGCTTTCTTTCCGCGATCGGGAGGCCGATTGCGGAGGTCATCAACCAGACAGCGGACCTGCTCCATTACATTGCGGATTCAGACGATAAAGGCGAAATGATCTCCAATCGCAACGATCCATGGAAGCCTGTGCGAAACGTTCGAATTCGCTATATGATAAGCAATGGCGATTTACGCGAAGGCTTGCTGTCTTGCGAGATCATGCAAATTCACGGAGAAGAGTGCTTACTCAGTATGGTGATCGACATCTCGGAGAGGACGTTCCTAGAGAAAGAGATGATCCGGCTGGATCGCCTTAATCTGACAGGGGAGATGGCGGCCGGCATTGTGCACGAAATTCGCAATCCGATGACAACGATTCGCGGATTTCTGCAGCTGTCACGGAACAATCCGACTAATGAATATAACGACATTATGATTGAGGAGTTGGACCGCGTGCACGAGATCGTCACGGAGTTTCTCGCCGTTGGCGCCACGGCTCCGGCTACCCGTCAGCTCAAGGAGCTGAACGCAGTCATCGAGACGTTGTTTCCGCTGATCCAATCGAAGGCGTTGACGAGCAATCATGAAATCGCGCTCGATTTGGGCGAGTGCCCACCGCTGCACTTGAACGAGAAGGAACTGCGTCAGCTTATCTTGAATCTCGTGCTGAATGGGTTGGACGCCATGAGCGAAGGCGGCTCATTAACGATTCGAACGCGATCGGACGACAGCAAGGTGATCATGGAAGTACAGGATCAAGGGAGTGGAATTAAGGAAGAGTTTCTAGACAAGCTGGGAACGCCGTTTTTCAGCACGAAATCGAGCGGAACAGGACTCGGTCTGTCGGTTTGCTACGGAATCGCCGCCCGTCACAATGCAGTAATCAAGGTGCAATCGAGCGTCAAGGGAACGAGCTTCTTCGTGGAATTCAATCGTCTGAGTGAGCTGTAG
- a CDS encoding copper amine oxidase N-terminal domain-containing protein, translating into MGNRWTRTMLLATALLVTLGSSAVSSVSADGAEAGNGTGVPPRLTGLGKPELDPGFGYYTHFTRVLAEQLYKESPVTAYLPTRLPDSGWQYYGMQSQLTADGYTLIASRSAKPVEVKLLRAGAEAGVQPKTGDVLYRLAAGKASEAGLAVPASAKQLAGSDAAGWKFYGAGADAGLEKQLSSKFAAMIKPGAPVDGSSGTVLVTSSADGNVTYSASWTNDGSTYYSFVSYGSLDDFASMLTSFRPVLNLLDAADIVLLPVDMQLNLQAGRSEMFKPFENKFVPLAQAPLVKNGTAYLPLRDIANIIGGQIQYVAEEDGAAVYVSQNGWQNELKLKLRNGEVFRKQEKVATVPLVVKDGTTLVPLRFMTEQFGLPVNYDAAAKSIAVHYSHWATNSIVPPVSSTADYNTSVLSIGGPPFTYYNERLGPGTGWSYEQQKPPVGYNSLKYQLYKVGIHLVPGDNAFVMRDMQTKRVINSIPLQTTIKAADVPFRTDGSVFTDHVKIETKLTSSNGKVWPSGYAEISSGASLDIAAGEFKGTGFGSVQIGYRVGSIESKLTSIPVKDGKFSYQLNPNKGPGTYEVTVYSPPGSVPGFSNSWSTLVSFVVVVL; encoded by the coding sequence ATGGGGAATAGATGGACAAGAACAATGCTGCTTGCGACAGCGCTGCTCGTGACGTTAGGGAGTTCCGCCGTTTCGTCGGTATCGGCAGATGGAGCAGAGGCAGGGAATGGGACTGGCGTGCCGCCACGGTTAACCGGCTTGGGGAAACCGGAGCTTGATCCGGGCTTCGGGTATTATACGCATTTTACAAGAGTGCTTGCGGAGCAGCTGTACAAGGAGAGTCCGGTCACGGCGTATTTGCCGACGCGACTGCCGGATTCGGGCTGGCAGTATTACGGGATGCAGAGCCAGCTGACAGCGGATGGCTACACGTTGATTGCTTCTCGCTCGGCAAAGCCGGTCGAGGTGAAGCTGCTTAGAGCTGGCGCTGAGGCTGGTGTGCAGCCGAAGACCGGAGATGTGCTTTACCGGCTTGCAGCAGGGAAAGCGAGTGAAGCGGGATTAGCAGTGCCGGCGAGCGCGAAGCAGCTGGCGGGCAGCGATGCCGCTGGCTGGAAGTTCTATGGCGCTGGCGCGGACGCGGGGCTGGAGAAGCAGCTGAGCAGCAAATTCGCCGCGATGATAAAACCAGGTGCACCGGTGGACGGCTCGTCGGGAACGGTGCTTGTTACAAGCTCGGCCGACGGGAATGTGACGTATTCGGCTAGCTGGACGAATGACGGCAGTACCTACTACTCTTTTGTCAGCTATGGCTCGCTTGATGATTTTGCCTCGATGCTGACCAGCTTCCGGCCAGTGCTGAACCTGCTCGACGCGGCAGATATTGTGCTGCTGCCTGTTGATATGCAGCTGAACCTGCAGGCGGGGCGCAGCGAGATGTTCAAGCCGTTCGAGAATAAGTTTGTGCCGCTGGCGCAGGCGCCTCTCGTGAAGAATGGCACGGCATATCTGCCGCTGCGGGATATTGCGAACATTATTGGCGGGCAGATTCAATACGTGGCAGAAGAAGACGGGGCTGCGGTTTACGTCTCCCAGAATGGCTGGCAGAACGAGCTGAAGCTCAAGCTGCGCAACGGCGAAGTGTTCCGCAAGCAGGAGAAGGTGGCGACCGTGCCGCTGGTGGTGAAGGATGGCACGACGCTGGTACCGCTGCGATTCATGACCGAGCAGTTTGGTCTGCCTGTCAATTATGACGCTGCAGCTAAGTCGATCGCGGTGCATTATTCGCACTGGGCGACTAACTCTATCGTACCGCCTGTAAGCAGCACTGCCGATTACAACACCTCGGTCCTCAGTATTGGCGGGCCTCCGTTCACCTATTACAATGAGCGGCTTGGGCCAGGTACAGGGTGGAGCTACGAGCAGCAAAAGCCTCCGGTTGGCTATAACAGCTTGAAATATCAATTATATAAAGTTGGCATACATTTGGTGCCAGGTGACAATGCTTTTGTCATGCGGGATATGCAGACGAAGCGTGTCATAAACAGCATTCCGCTTCAGACGACGATCAAGGCTGCGGATGTGCCGTTTCGTACGGACGGTTCCGTGTTCACGGATCACGTGAAGATCGAAACGAAGCTGACGAGCAGCAACGGGAAGGTGTGGCCGAGCGGCTACGCGGAGATAAGCTCAGGGGCCTCGCTCGATATCGCCGCCGGAGAGTTTAAAGGAACGGGCTTCGGCTCCGTACAAATTGGTTATCGTGTGGGCAGCATAGAGAGTAAGCTCACGAGCATTCCCGTCAAGGATGGCAAGTTCTCGTACCAGCTGAATCCGAATAAAGGGCCGGGCACGTATGAAGTGACGGTGTATAGCCCGCCGGGCAGTGTTCCTGGGTTCAGCAACAGTTGGTCGACGCTTGTTAGCTTTGTAGTAGTGGTTCTGTAA
- a CDS encoding glutathione peroxidase, whose protein sequence is MNVYDFDVKTSRGEQKSLEDYRGKVLLIVNTATKCGLAPQFNDLQRLHETYQSEGLAVLGFPCNQFANQEPVKDNEMAQACQLNFGVTFPLLGKIDVNGPEADPLYKYLKQEAPGFLGSGRIKWNFTKFLVDSEGRVIKRFAPATKPMKIEAQIKKLLEKAK, encoded by the coding sequence ATGAACGTATACGATTTCGATGTGAAGACGTCGAGAGGCGAGCAGAAGTCGCTGGAGGACTATCGCGGTAAGGTGCTTCTTATCGTCAATACGGCGACCAAGTGCGGTCTCGCTCCACAGTTTAACGATTTGCAGCGGCTGCATGAGACTTATCAGAGCGAGGGACTCGCGGTACTGGGCTTCCCGTGTAATCAATTCGCGAACCAAGAGCCGGTAAAGGACAATGAAATGGCTCAAGCCTGTCAGCTTAACTTCGGTGTAACGTTCCCGTTGCTCGGCAAAATAGATGTGAACGGTCCTGAGGCTGACCCGCTGTACAAGTACTTGAAGCAAGAGGCGCCAGGCTTCCTGGGCTCCGGCCGCATCAAGTGGAACTTCACGAAGTTCCTCGTTGACTCTGAAGGGCGTGTCATCAAACGTTTCGCTCCGGCGACGAAGCCGATGAAGATCGAGGCACAGATCAAGAAGCTGCTCGAGAAGGCGAAATAA
- the fdhD gene encoding formate dehydrogenase accessory sulfurtransferase FdhD, with protein MLPKITTRWRITRISDGASALQEDDIATEYPLTIRLGEEEFATIVCSPTDLEEMTIGFLASEGVIRAVSEIKELRIDEERGFVYVELLHEQSTSKDDYARRFIGSCCGKSRQFYFQNDVRTARTSMSRTTLTPAQCSSLMRQLQNSSSEFKLTGGVHNAALCTPTELLAVRTDIGRHNALDKLFGYALKQRLPITDKIIAFSGRLSSEVVLKAAKIGVGIMLSKSAPTDLALKLADDLGITCVGFIRGSEMNVYTHGYRIIEKRGSSAD; from the coding sequence ATGCTGCCCAAAATAACGACAAGATGGCGCATTACCCGCATCAGCGATGGCGCGTCCGCTCTGCAAGAGGATGATATTGCGACCGAATATCCGCTGACGATTCGGCTCGGTGAAGAGGAGTTTGCAACGATCGTCTGCTCCCCGACCGACCTTGAGGAGATGACGATCGGCTTCCTCGCCTCCGAAGGCGTCATCCGCGCTGTAAGTGAGATTAAGGAGCTTCGCATTGACGAGGAACGCGGCTTCGTCTACGTCGAGCTCCTTCACGAGCAGTCCACAAGCAAGGATGATTATGCTCGGCGGTTCATCGGCTCATGCTGCGGCAAGAGCAGACAGTTTTATTTTCAAAATGATGTTCGTACCGCTCGCACCTCAATGAGCCGTACGACACTAACACCGGCACAGTGTTCCTCGCTCATGCGGCAGCTGCAGAACAGCTCGAGCGAGTTCAAGCTAACCGGCGGCGTTCATAACGCTGCCCTCTGCACGCCGACTGAGCTGCTCGCTGTCCGCACGGACATTGGCCGTCATAATGCGCTCGACAAGCTGTTCGGCTACGCGCTGAAGCAGCGGCTGCCGATCACGGACAAAATCATCGCCTTCAGCGGCCGCCTCTCCTCCGAGGTCGTGCTGAAAGCGGCCAAAATCGGCGTCGGCATCATGCTCTCCAAATCCGCGCCGACTGATCTCGCTCTCAAGCTCGCCGATGACCTCGGCATCACCTGCGTCGGGTTCATCCGGGGGAGCGAGATGAACGTGTATACGCATGGTTATCGCATCATAGAGAAAAGGGGCTCAAGCGCCGATTAG
- a CDS encoding DUF2294 domain-containing protein has protein sequence MNQKEAEFSNLVKAFRKRHMGKGPSRITTTFCKHWAICEMDGNLSPVEKFIAGASDGKQMLREARTQWVKEIYKNHPPTEMEALLEARFVDLFVDIDIDKDFGMSVFVFDQNIERKFGSSR, from the coding sequence ATGAACCAAAAGGAAGCGGAATTCAGCAATTTGGTCAAAGCGTTCCGCAAGCGGCATATGGGCAAAGGCCCGAGCCGCATCACGACGACATTCTGCAAGCACTGGGCCATCTGCGAGATGGACGGTAATCTCTCCCCTGTCGAGAAATTCATTGCAGGAGCGAGCGACGGCAAGCAGATGCTTCGCGAAGCGCGTACGCAATGGGTGAAAGAAATTTATAAGAACCATCCCCCGACGGAGATGGAAGCGCTGCTTGAGGCGCGATTCGTGGACTTATTCGTAGATATTGATATCGACAAAGATTTCGGCATGTCGGTATTCGTGTTCGATCAAAATATCGAGCGCAAATTCGGCAGCAGCCGCTAG